The following are encoded together in the Diachasmimorpha longicaudata isolate KC_UGA_2023 chromosome 3, iyDiaLong2, whole genome shotgun sequence genome:
- the LOC135160459 gene encoding ATP-dependent DNA/RNA helicase DHX36 isoform X2, whose product MSRFVRTGDRGDRRFRFGEADSVPSSSHHGYQNDAGHSRGRGRGGRRGRGRGGHPAGLTGKEIGLYYREKSLQKEQKAHYFSLEPMVEGTVKALLTRLKTPYVQESDSPDDEYDYFNDKYNHIKDSQFKRKFLDIVSGSIQQNLSRALLMSSKLRKNAEIDTQLVNDFMVDCDRANYKQMSASRSKLPVYEMKEEILDLVQNNQIVVISGETGCGKTTQVVQYILDREIVRGRGTTTKIVCTQPRRISAISVAERVAAERAEPLSKSVGYQIRLEKVMCRDYASILFCTTGLLLQYMQSDPALRDFSHIILDEIHERNTESDFIITLLKQVIPKRPDLKVILMSATLNADSFAHYYDNCPILHIPGVTYPVKEFYLEDVLEFTRFKFPPAQKLPENYKRHLKKFKDMQEKVNSFEAFIEPAVREMEAQGTYRPYVTNELRNPNSEVLSLDLIRELLLWITATREIGAILVFLPGIMDISKLHQSLLECGKFPSRSFRIYPLHSRLPTVDQKQIFIPSCTYRKIILATSIAETSITIEDIVYVIDCGRTKLTRFDITKNLGTLEPEWISLANAKQRKGRVGRVRQGEVFKLYTKAREMTFDQYPTPEILRTPLEQVILQAKILQLGSVEVFLGSLMDPPEERAIHLALEHLRTLNALDSNERLTPLGYHLAKLPLDPRTGKMILWASIFSCVEPVFAIAASLTFKDAFYCPLGREEEANRAKLDLGMGHYSDHIALAEAIRLYERALRSGNAGRFCSENFLSSNTLRLLVDMKRQFARHLYEMKFLESEDPGDERSNRNSHNLAMVKAIICAGLFPNIATVKQHGNFPKLKTAEHGPVAIHPSSINARAKSFPSPFITYFLKQKSTAIHLHDTTCVNEAALIFASPNSSIRAEGKRSLIVLNKSTSFLCKPETAGLIQELKEEMDKLLEHKITHPGTIKEQSQEDTVIRAIIALISDDDASVDLDIGRYRRTDY is encoded by the coding sequence GGTCGAAGGAACCGTGAAGGCTCTTTTAACTCGGTTGAAAACCCCATACGTCCAAGAATCCGATTCGCCGGACGATGAGTACGATTATTTCAACGATAAATACAACCACATCAAAGACTCCCAGTTCAAGCGAAAATTTCTCGACATTGTATCTGGGAGTATTCAACAGAATTTATCTCGTGCGTTATTAATGAGTTCGAAACTGAGGAAAAACGCAGAAATCGACACACAATTAGTAAATGATTTCATGGTGGATTGTGATCGCGctaattataaacaaatgagtGCCTCTCGTTCGAAATTACCCGTCTACGAAATGAAGGAAGAAATTCTAGATCTGGTCCAGAACAATCAAATTGTTGTGATCAGCGGTGAAACGGGCTGCGGTAAAACAACACAAGTAGTTCAATATATTTTAGATCGTGAGATAGTTCGAGGTCGTGGAACGACAACGAAAATTGTCTGTACCCAACCGCGAAGGATATCAGCGATTTCGGTAGCTGAGAGAGTCGCTGCAGAACGCGCCGAACCACTAAGTAAATCCGTTGGTTATCAAATTCGATTGGAGAAGGTCATGTGCAGAGATTACGCTAGTATACTCTTCTGCACAACTGGTCTCCTTCTCCAATACATGCAGAGTGATCCAgcattgagggatttttcccACATAAtcctcgacgaaatacacgagcgAAACACAGAGAGTGACTTCATAATCACTCTGTTGAAACAAGTCATCCCCAAGAGGCCGGACCTCAAGGTTATCCTGATGAGCGCTACTCTGAATGCTGACTCATTCGCCCATTACTACGACAACTGTCCCATCTTACATATCCCAGGGGTGACCTATCCCGTCAAGGAATTTTACCTCGAGGACGTCCTCGAATTCACGAGATTTAAATTTCCACCGGCCCAGAAGCTGCCTGAGAACTACAAGAGGCATTTGAAAAAGTTCAAGGACATGCAGGAAAAGGTGAATAGTTTTGAGGCTTTCATTGAGCCAGCTGTGAGGGAGATGGAGGCCCAGGGGACATATCGCCCTTACGTGACTAATGAATTGAGAAATCCCAACAGCGAAGTGTTGTCTTTGGACTTGATTCGGGAACTTTTATTATGGATTACGGCTACAAGAGAAATCGGGGCCATTCTCGTATTTCTACCGGGAATAATGGACATATCGAAGCTTCACCAAAGTCTCCTGGAGTGCGGTAAATTTCCCTCTCGCTCGTTTCGCATTTATCCCCTTCATTCGCGACTTCCAACAGTTGATCAGAAACAGATTTTCATACCATCCTGTACCTATagaaaaattatcctagcGACGTCTATCGCTGAGACGTCTATCACAATTGAGGATATTGTGTATGTCATCGATTGTGGGCGTACGAAATTAACCAGATTCGATATTACCAAAAACTTGGGGACGCTGGAGCCTGAGTGGATCTCTCTAGCGAATGCCAAGCAGAGGAAGGGAAGGGTTGGGAGGGTTCGGCAGGGGGAGGTCTTCAAGTTGTATACGAAAGCAAGGGAGATGACTTTCGATCAATACCCGACCCCAGAAATTTTAAGAACACCCCTGGAGCAAGTGATACTGCAAGCGAAGATATTGCAGTTGGGAAGTGTTGAGGTTTTTCTTGGAAGTCTCATGGATCCACCAGAGGAACGGGCGATTCATCTCGCTTTGGAGCACTTGAGAACCCTTAATGCTCTCGATAGTAATGAGCGTTTGACGCCACTAGGTTATCATCTCGCAAAGCTTCCACTTGACCCCAGAACAGGAAAGATGATACTGTGGGCATCAATATTCTCCTGTGTTGAGCCTGTCTTTGCCATTGCTGCTAGTCTAACTTTTAAGGATGCATTCTACTGCCCTCTTGGAAGGGAGGAAGAGGCAAATCGGGCCAAATTGGATCTGGGAATGGGACATTACAGCGATCACATCGCACTTGCTGAAGCTATAAGGCTGTACGAGAGGGCTTTGCGATCGGGTAATGCTGGCAGGTTTTGCTCGGAAAACTTCTTGTCGTCAAATACTCTGAGGCTGTTGGTGGATATGAAGCGACAGTTTGCGAGGCACTTGTACGAGATGAAGTTCCTGGAGAGTGAGGATCCTGGTGACGAGCGGTCTAACAGGAATTCTCATAATCTCGCGATGGTTAAGGCCATTATCTGTGCCGGATTGTTTCCAAATATTGCTACTGTCAAACAACATGGCAATTTTCCGAAGCTCAAAACTGCTGAGCATGGCCCAGTGGCGATTCATCCTAGTAGTATAAATGCAAGGGCGAAAAGCTTTCCCTCACCCTTCATTACGTACTTCCTCAAGCAAAAGTCTACGGCTATTCATTTGCACGATACAACGTGTGTTAATGAAGCAGCACTAATTTTTGCTTCCCCCAATAGCTCTATCAGGGCTGAAGGCAAGAGGTCTTTGATTGTATTGAATAAATCTACCTCGTTTCTGTGCAAACCCGAGACTGCGGGACTCATTCAGGAGCTCAAGGAGGAGATGGATAAATTGCTGGAGCACAAGATCACGCATCCTGGGACTATTAAGGAGCAATCGCAGGAGGATACTGTGATAAGGGCGATTATTGCACTTATTTCGGATGATGATGCTAGTGTGGATTTGGATATTGGGAGGTATCGTCGTACTGATTATTGA
- the LOC135160459 gene encoding ATP-dependent DNA/RNA helicase DHX36 isoform X1, producing MSRFVRTGDRGDRRFRFGEAEDSVPSSSHHGYQNDAGHSRGRGRGGRRGRGRGGHPAGLTGKEIGLYYREKSLQKEQKAHYFSLEPMVEGTVKALLTRLKTPYVQESDSPDDEYDYFNDKYNHIKDSQFKRKFLDIVSGSIQQNLSRALLMSSKLRKNAEIDTQLVNDFMVDCDRANYKQMSASRSKLPVYEMKEEILDLVQNNQIVVISGETGCGKTTQVVQYILDREIVRGRGTTTKIVCTQPRRISAISVAERVAAERAEPLSKSVGYQIRLEKVMCRDYASILFCTTGLLLQYMQSDPALRDFSHIILDEIHERNTESDFIITLLKQVIPKRPDLKVILMSATLNADSFAHYYDNCPILHIPGVTYPVKEFYLEDVLEFTRFKFPPAQKLPENYKRHLKKFKDMQEKVNSFEAFIEPAVREMEAQGTYRPYVTNELRNPNSEVLSLDLIRELLLWITATREIGAILVFLPGIMDISKLHQSLLECGKFPSRSFRIYPLHSRLPTVDQKQIFIPSCTYRKIILATSIAETSITIEDIVYVIDCGRTKLTRFDITKNLGTLEPEWISLANAKQRKGRVGRVRQGEVFKLYTKAREMTFDQYPTPEILRTPLEQVILQAKILQLGSVEVFLGSLMDPPEERAIHLALEHLRTLNALDSNERLTPLGYHLAKLPLDPRTGKMILWASIFSCVEPVFAIAASLTFKDAFYCPLGREEEANRAKLDLGMGHYSDHIALAEAIRLYERALRSGNAGRFCSENFLSSNTLRLLVDMKRQFARHLYEMKFLESEDPGDERSNRNSHNLAMVKAIICAGLFPNIATVKQHGNFPKLKTAEHGPVAIHPSSINARAKSFPSPFITYFLKQKSTAIHLHDTTCVNEAALIFASPNSSIRAEGKRSLIVLNKSTSFLCKPETAGLIQELKEEMDKLLEHKITHPGTIKEQSQEDTVIRAIIALISDDDASVDLDIGRYRRTDY from the coding sequence GGTCGAAGGAACCGTGAAGGCTCTTTTAACTCGGTTGAAAACCCCATACGTCCAAGAATCCGATTCGCCGGACGATGAGTACGATTATTTCAACGATAAATACAACCACATCAAAGACTCCCAGTTCAAGCGAAAATTTCTCGACATTGTATCTGGGAGTATTCAACAGAATTTATCTCGTGCGTTATTAATGAGTTCGAAACTGAGGAAAAACGCAGAAATCGACACACAATTAGTAAATGATTTCATGGTGGATTGTGATCGCGctaattataaacaaatgagtGCCTCTCGTTCGAAATTACCCGTCTACGAAATGAAGGAAGAAATTCTAGATCTGGTCCAGAACAATCAAATTGTTGTGATCAGCGGTGAAACGGGCTGCGGTAAAACAACACAAGTAGTTCAATATATTTTAGATCGTGAGATAGTTCGAGGTCGTGGAACGACAACGAAAATTGTCTGTACCCAACCGCGAAGGATATCAGCGATTTCGGTAGCTGAGAGAGTCGCTGCAGAACGCGCCGAACCACTAAGTAAATCCGTTGGTTATCAAATTCGATTGGAGAAGGTCATGTGCAGAGATTACGCTAGTATACTCTTCTGCACAACTGGTCTCCTTCTCCAATACATGCAGAGTGATCCAgcattgagggatttttcccACATAAtcctcgacgaaatacacgagcgAAACACAGAGAGTGACTTCATAATCACTCTGTTGAAACAAGTCATCCCCAAGAGGCCGGACCTCAAGGTTATCCTGATGAGCGCTACTCTGAATGCTGACTCATTCGCCCATTACTACGACAACTGTCCCATCTTACATATCCCAGGGGTGACCTATCCCGTCAAGGAATTTTACCTCGAGGACGTCCTCGAATTCACGAGATTTAAATTTCCACCGGCCCAGAAGCTGCCTGAGAACTACAAGAGGCATTTGAAAAAGTTCAAGGACATGCAGGAAAAGGTGAATAGTTTTGAGGCTTTCATTGAGCCAGCTGTGAGGGAGATGGAGGCCCAGGGGACATATCGCCCTTACGTGACTAATGAATTGAGAAATCCCAACAGCGAAGTGTTGTCTTTGGACTTGATTCGGGAACTTTTATTATGGATTACGGCTACAAGAGAAATCGGGGCCATTCTCGTATTTCTACCGGGAATAATGGACATATCGAAGCTTCACCAAAGTCTCCTGGAGTGCGGTAAATTTCCCTCTCGCTCGTTTCGCATTTATCCCCTTCATTCGCGACTTCCAACAGTTGATCAGAAACAGATTTTCATACCATCCTGTACCTATagaaaaattatcctagcGACGTCTATCGCTGAGACGTCTATCACAATTGAGGATATTGTGTATGTCATCGATTGTGGGCGTACGAAATTAACCAGATTCGATATTACCAAAAACTTGGGGACGCTGGAGCCTGAGTGGATCTCTCTAGCGAATGCCAAGCAGAGGAAGGGAAGGGTTGGGAGGGTTCGGCAGGGGGAGGTCTTCAAGTTGTATACGAAAGCAAGGGAGATGACTTTCGATCAATACCCGACCCCAGAAATTTTAAGAACACCCCTGGAGCAAGTGATACTGCAAGCGAAGATATTGCAGTTGGGAAGTGTTGAGGTTTTTCTTGGAAGTCTCATGGATCCACCAGAGGAACGGGCGATTCATCTCGCTTTGGAGCACTTGAGAACCCTTAATGCTCTCGATAGTAATGAGCGTTTGACGCCACTAGGTTATCATCTCGCAAAGCTTCCACTTGACCCCAGAACAGGAAAGATGATACTGTGGGCATCAATATTCTCCTGTGTTGAGCCTGTCTTTGCCATTGCTGCTAGTCTAACTTTTAAGGATGCATTCTACTGCCCTCTTGGAAGGGAGGAAGAGGCAAATCGGGCCAAATTGGATCTGGGAATGGGACATTACAGCGATCACATCGCACTTGCTGAAGCTATAAGGCTGTACGAGAGGGCTTTGCGATCGGGTAATGCTGGCAGGTTTTGCTCGGAAAACTTCTTGTCGTCAAATACTCTGAGGCTGTTGGTGGATATGAAGCGACAGTTTGCGAGGCACTTGTACGAGATGAAGTTCCTGGAGAGTGAGGATCCTGGTGACGAGCGGTCTAACAGGAATTCTCATAATCTCGCGATGGTTAAGGCCATTATCTGTGCCGGATTGTTTCCAAATATTGCTACTGTCAAACAACATGGCAATTTTCCGAAGCTCAAAACTGCTGAGCATGGCCCAGTGGCGATTCATCCTAGTAGTATAAATGCAAGGGCGAAAAGCTTTCCCTCACCCTTCATTACGTACTTCCTCAAGCAAAAGTCTACGGCTATTCATTTGCACGATACAACGTGTGTTAATGAAGCAGCACTAATTTTTGCTTCCCCCAATAGCTCTATCAGGGCTGAAGGCAAGAGGTCTTTGATTGTATTGAATAAATCTACCTCGTTTCTGTGCAAACCCGAGACTGCGGGACTCATTCAGGAGCTCAAGGAGGAGATGGATAAATTGCTGGAGCACAAGATCACGCATCCTGGGACTATTAAGGAGCAATCGCAGGAGGATACTGTGATAAGGGCGATTATTGCACTTATTTCGGATGATGATGCTAGTGTGGATTTGGATATTGGGAGGTATCGTCGTACTGATTATTGA